Below is a window of Streptomyces sp. WMMB303 DNA.
TGCAGGAGGTGATGGCCGCGACGGCGACGGCGCCGTGGTCGATCTCGTAGGTCACCCCGTCGGGGCCGGTGACCTGGACCGGCTTGCTCGGCACGCCGTTGGAGACGGCCGGCGCGTCGGAGGCCGGGAAGGACTCCTTGCCGGCCTCGTCGGTGTCGGCCTCGGAGACGTAGTTGACGACGTCCTGGCCGAACTTGTGCGCGGCGTCGGCGAGCGCGATGCGGTCCTGCGGCCGCTTCGGGCCGGCGATCGAGGGGACCACCGTGGCCAGGTCCAGCTCCAGGTACTCGCTGTACTCCGGCTCCTGGGCCGGGTCGTGCCACAGGCCCTGCTCCTTGGCGTACGCCTCGACCAGGGCGAGCTGGTCGGCGCTGCGGCCGGTCAGCCTGAGGTAGTTGATGGTCTCCTCGTCGATCGGGAAGATCGCCGCGGTGGAGCCGAACTCGGGCGACATGTTGCCGATCGTGGCGCGGTTGGCCAGCGGCACGGAGGCCACGCCCTGGCCGTAGAACTCCACGAACTTGCCGACGACACCGTGCGCGCGCAGCATCTCGGTGATGGTGAGCACGAGGTCGGTGGCGGTGGTGCCGGTGGGCAGCTCACCGGTGAGCTTGAAGCCGACGACCCGCGGGATGAGCATCGAGACGGGCTGGCCCAGCATCGCGGCCTCCGCCTCGATGCCGCCGACGCCCCAGCCCAGCACGCCGAGGCCGTTGACCATGGTGGTGTGCGAGTCGGTGCCGACCAGCGTGTCGGGGTACGCCTTGCCGTCCCGGACCATGACGGTGCGGGCCAGGTGCTCGATGTTGACCTGGTGCACGATGCCGGTGCCGGGCGGGACGACCTTGAACTCGTCGAAGGCGCCCTGGCCCCAGCGCAGGAACTGGTAGCGCTCGCGGTTGCGGCCGTACTCCAGCTCGACGTTCTTCTTGAACGCGTCGGAGGTGCCGAAGGTGTCGGCGATGACGGAGTGGTCGATGACCAGCTCGGCCGGGGCGAGCGGGTTGATCCGGTCGGCGTCGCCGCCCAGCTCCTTGACGGCCTCGCGCATGGTCGCCAGGTCGACGACGCAGGGCACGCCCGTGAAGTCCTGCATGATCACCCGGGCCGGGGTGAACTGGATCTCCTGGCTGGGCTGCGCCTTGGGGTCCCAGCCGCCGAGCGCGCGGATGTGGTCGGCGGTGATGTTCGCGCCGTCTTCGGTACGGAGCAGGTTCTCCAGCAGGACCTTCAGGCTGTACGGCAGCCGGGCGGAACCCTCTACTTTGTCCAGCTTGAAGATTTCGTAGGACTCGTCGCCCACCTGCAGCGTGCTGCGGGCGTCGAAGCTGTTCGCCGACACGACAGTCTCCTTCAGTGCCTTGAGTGCATCGGCCGCCGGTGCGCTATGGTGAGCGGGAGATGAAGTTAGGTAAGCCTTACCGTCCTTACCGAACCGGTTCTCGCCCTGCGACAGCGACCGCGACGTATGCCGTCGCCAGTTATCTCGATGTCGAGATAACTCTAGTACACGACCGGCCGCCGGTCATGCCTGCCCCCGGGTGCCCGCCGCGAGCCGCGCCGACACCCGGCCCGCGGTGCCGATACGCGGCGCGCTCCCCCGCGCCGCGGGCTCCCGGGGCCGGCCGCGGGGTGCACGGTCTCCGGGGCACCCGACCGAGCGTGCGGGACGGACGGCCCGCGCGGGGGTTCCCGACTCCGCGCGGAGCAGGCGGTTTCGCCCACCCCGCGCAAACGGCCGTGCCACACCCGGCGCGAAACAGGCCGTTCGGGGCTGCCTACCCGGACGCGCGCCGCATCCCCTGGACCCGGGGCCGCCGCTGCCGCACAGTGTCCCCGTGTCCACCGCGAACCCACACGAACCCGCACCCCGGGACGCCGGGGAACCGCCCGAACCCGCACTGAAACGTGCCATCGGTCCCAAGCTGCTCATCCTGTTCGTGATCGGGGACATCCTGGGCACCGGCATCTACGCCACCACCGGCAAGGTCGCCGGAAAGGTCGGCGGAGCCCTGTGGCTGCCGTTCGCGATCGGATTCGTGGTGGCCCTGCTGACGGCCGCCTCGTACGTGGAACTGGTCGGCAAGTATCCGAAGGCCGCCGGAGCGGCGCTCTACACGCAACGCGCCTTCAAGGTGCCGTTCCTGACGTTCATCGTCGCCTTCATGGTGATGTGCTCAGGGCTCTCCTCCGCGAGCGCGGCGGCACTGGCCTTCAGCGGCGACTACCTGGACGAGCTCACCGGCGGGGCCGTACCACCCACACTCGTCGCCGTCCTGTTCGTGCTGGCCCTGGCCGCGCTGAACCTGCGCGGCGTCTCGGAGTCCGTCAAGGCCAACATCGTCTTCACCCTGGTGGAGCTCACCGGCCTCGTGATCATCCTCGGCATCGGGGCCGCCGCCGTCCTGTCCGGAACCGGCGAACCCTCCCGCCTCGGCGACCTGGAGACCGGAGGCACCGGCTACGCGCTGTTCTCCGGAGTGCTGGGCGCCACCGCGCTGGGCTTCTTCGCCTTCGTCGGATTCGAGGACTCGGTCAACATGGCCGAGGAGACGGTGGATCCGCAGCGCACCTTTCCCCGCGGCATCTTCATCGGCGTGGCGGTGACCGGAACCGTCTACGTGCTCGTCGCGCTGGTCTCCTCGCTGCTCGTCCCGACGGCGACCCTGGAGGAGTCCAGCGGACCGCTGCTGGAGGTGGTCAAGGCGGGCGGCGTGCACTTCCCGCAGCAGCTCTTCGCCGTGATCGCCCTCTTCGCCGTCTCCAACTCGGCCCTGATCAACATGATGATGGCCTCCCGGCTGTGCTACGGCATGGCCAACGAACGCATCCTGCCCCGCGCGATGGGCAAAGTCCTCCCCGGGCGCCGCACACCCGTCGTCGGCATCGTCTTCGTGACGTTGCTCGCCCTCGGGCTGGTGTCGACCGGCGAGATCGCCGGGCTGGGCGACACCACCTCCTTCCTGCTGCTGTGCGTCTTCGCCGTGGTGAACGTGGCGGTGCTCGTGCTGCGCCGCGACCGTGTCGAACACCGGCACTTCCGGGTACCGACCCCGCTGCCCGTGCTGGGCGCCCTGACCGCGCTGGTCCTGGCCAGCCCACTCGCCGACCGAGCCACGGGGGTCTACGTCAGGGCGGGCGTCCTGGTACTGCTCGGTATCGCGCTGTGGGCGGTGAACGTGCTGGTCCGCAAGGCGGGCGGCGAGAGCTGAGCGACCCCGCGGCACCCGGCACCGGGTGGCGGGGCGGCACCCGGCACCCGGCTGGGGGAACCGGCCGCGCCCGGTGCCGGTGCGGCCCCTACCGTTCGTACGAAGGGCCGCCGAGGGCCCGCCCCGACGTCACTGCACCAGGCGGAGCCCGCCCGCAACCCGGATGCGGCATTCAGGCGGTTGCCGGACGAATCGCCGCCGCCACACCACCCCCAGGTGCGTTCCTATCTCAGATCTGAGATACATTCGTCTCCATGACCGACGACTACCTCGCCCGTATCGGGCAGTTGATCCGCGACGCCCGTCAGCATCGTGGCTGGACCCAGTCGCAACTGGCGGAGGCGCTCGGCACCAGCCAGAGCGCCGTCAACCGGATCGAGCGCGGGAACCAGAACATCAGCCTTGAGATGATCGCCCGGATCTCCGAGGCTCTGGACAGCGAGATCGTGTCCCTGGGCTACTCCGGCCCGATGCACCTGCGCGTGGTCGGCGGGCGGCGGCTGTCCGGCAGCATCGACGTCAAGACGAGCAAGAACGCGTGCGTGGCGCTGCTCTGCGCCTCACTGCTCAACTCGGGTCGTACGGTACTGCGTCGGGTCGCGCGCATCGAGGAGGTCTACCGGATCCTGGAGGTGCTCTCCTCCATCGGCGTCCGCACCCGGTGGATCAACGGCGGCGCCGACCTGGAGATCGTGCCGCCCGCCGAACTGGACCTGGACTCCATCGACCACGAAGCCGCGCGCCGCACGCGGAGCATCATCATGTTCCTCGGCCCGCTGCTGCACCGCATGGACCGCTTCCGCCTCCCCTACGCGGGCGGCTGCGACCTGGGCACCCGCACCGTCGAGCCGCACATGAGCGCTCTGCGCCACTTCGGGCTGGCGGTGACCGCGACGGAGGGCATCTACCACGCCGAGGTGGAAGCGGGCGTCGCCCCCGCCCGGCCGATCGTACTGACCGAACGCGGGGACACCGTCACCGAGAACGCCCTGCTGGCCGCGGCCCGCCACGACGGCGTCACGGTCATCCGCAACGCCTCGTCCAACTACATGGTCCAGGACCTGTGCTTCTTCCTGGAGCAGTTGGGCGTCCGCGTCGAGGGCGTCGGCTCGACGACGCTGACGGTGCACGGCGTGCCCGTCATCGACACGGACGTGGACTACTCGCCCTCCGAGGACCCGGTCGAGGCGATGAGCCTGGTCGCCGCCGCCGTCGTCACCGAGTCGGAACTGACGGTGTGCCGGGTGCCGGCCGAGTTCATGGAGATCGAGCTGGCGGTGCTGGAGGAGATGGGCCTCGACTTCGACCGCAGTGCGGAGTACCCGGCCGACAACGGGCGGACCAGGCTGATCGATCTGACCGTGCGGCCCTCCAAACTCGAGGCGCCCATCGACAAGATCCACCCGATGCCGTTCCCCGGCCTCAACATCGACAATGTCCCCTTCTTCGCGGCCATCACCGCCTCCGCACAGGGCAAGACCCTCATCCACGACTGGGTCTACGACAACCGCGCCATCTACCTCACCGACCTCAACCGGCTCGGCGGCAGGCTCCAACTCCTGGACCCGCACCGGGTCCTGGTCGAGGGCCCGACCCGCTGGCGGGCCTCCGAGATGATGTGCCCCCCGGCGCTGCGCCCCGCGGTGGTGGTCCTGCTGGCGATGATGGCCGCGGAGGGCACCTCCGTCCTGCGCAACGTCTACGTCATCAACCGCGGCTACGAGGACCTGGCCGAACGCCTCAACGAGGTGGGCGCCCAGATCGAGACGTTCCGCGACATCTGACGGGCCATCGACTGCCGCAGCGCCCCGCCCGAACCGCGCCGATGCACGGTGCAGCGCCGGACGAGGGCGCGGCGGCAGCCGCAGGACGCTTCCGCACGGTGCGGATTCCCACTCCTGCGAGATCCCCACTCACAGCGGCCTGGATGCCAGGGGATCCCTGGAAATCCTGTGGCTGCGGGCCCGGCGAGGACGGCCGTGGCCGGAGATGTCCACGGTCTGCCCCACCGGACGGCGCCTCCAGTGGCGCGGCCCCTTCGGACTGTCACCGGAACTCGTGGGTCACCTGGATCTCGCCGACGATGTGCGCGTTGAAGTCCTCCAGTTCCGCTGCCGGAACCCACAGTTCGAGGATGGTCCGTCCTCCTGCCTGCTGCACGGGGTATCGGCTCAGGAACTCCGACTCGACCTCGAAGCGGGTGACGAAGCCGGCACCGCTGTGCCGCACGTTCCAGTCCCGCGCGATCTTGATGGCGTAGTTCTCGTCGAGGACCGGATAGAAGATCGGCTGCTCGGGCAACCGTGGTGGCCAGGCACGCCAGTTCAGCTTCCGGACCAGGTCCAGCTCCTCGGGTCCGGTGGGGCGCCACAGCGTCGTCGTCGCTCGCCGAGCGGTCATGTGCATCGCTCCGATCGCGGCGAGGTGTGGGGAAGCTGGTCCGGGGAGACTACGGCGGCAGGGTCGCTGCGGCCACGCGATTTTCCCCGCAGGGCATCGTTATGGCGAGTGCAGCGCGAGCCGGTTCAGCAGGAAGGGCGGGCCGGATCAGCAGGACCGGCCGCGCTGCGGGTCGTACCGGGCAAGATCCAGTCCGGGTGCCGGGGCAGGATCCCGGCCCAGGGCGAGGCGGGCGGCGAGGGCGCCGGCGTAGGGGCCGGTCGTCAGGCCGCCCGAGCCCAGTCCGGTGGCGACGACCAGTCCCGGGGTCCCGGGGACGGTGCCCAGCAGCGGCTCGCCGTCCGGGCTCACCGGGCGGAAGCCCACCCGGGTCTCCAGGTGTTCGGCGTCGGCGAGGCCCGGCGCCACTGCCAGGGCGTGCCGCAGGACTTCGGCGAGGCCCGCGGCCGTGGTGCGGTGCGCGAAGCCGGTGCCGTCCTCGCGGGTGGCCCCGGCGACGACCCGGGAGTCGTCGAAGGTGAGCAGGTAGTGGCCGGTGCCCGCGGGGAGGACGACGGGCCAGGGTCCGGTCTCGGCTCCCGGCAGGCGCAGGTGCACGAGCTGCCCGCGCTGCGGGACGACGTCGAGGCGTATCCCGGCGGGCTCCAGCAGCTCAGCGGACCAGGCGCCCGCCGCGGCGATCACCGCGTCGGCCTCGACCAGTTCACCGGCCACCCGCACGCCCCGAACACGTGCGCCGCGGAGTGCGAGGCGGGCGGTGCCGCTCATGCTGCGCAGCCCGCGCCGCTCGGCCGTCGAGACGAGTGCGGCGCGCATGCTGCGCCCGTCGAGCCGGGCGGCTCCGGTCAGGTGCAGCGCCGTGCCCCGGAAGCCGTCGCCCCGGTGAGCGAGCGCCGGGAAAAGTCGCCGCGCCTCGTGTGCGTCGACGGTGGTGGCCTCTCCCGCATTCGGGTCGGCAGCGGCGCGTGCGGCCACCCGCTCTTCGATCCCGGTGGCCGTCTCGCGGTCCGGCGGGAGCAGGACGAGGGCACCGACCCGGCGGTGGCCGACCTCGCGCACGCCGTCCTCGGCGAGTGCCGCGAGCAGGCCCGGGTAGTACTCGGCACCGGCCACGGCCAGGGGGTCCGCCACCCGGCCCGTCCAGGGGCAGATGATCCCCGCCCCGGCCGCGGTGGCACGGCCCGCGTGCCCGGCGTCGACCAGCACGGTCTCGGCTCCCGCGCGCACCAGTTCGTGGGCGGCGGCCGCTCCGACGATTCCGGCCCCGATGACGACAACCCGCACTCTTCCTCCCGCGATCCGTCCCTGCCCGTCGCGCTGTCGGGCGCCACGTCACCACTCGGGTGATCCCGCGTCAACGGTTCCTCGTGCCAGTGGCGTCGGCCGACTGTGGCACAGGCCGCGCAAGAGTGCGGCGGCGGCCAGTTGGAGCGCCGCGATCAGTAGGAGCAGGGACGGGGGCGGCAGCGGTGCGAGGGCACCGGCAAGCGCGGTCCCGGCAGCACCCGCGGTCAGCTTGAGCCCCGCGCCGAGTGTGAAGACCTGGGCGCGGGTTCCTTCAGGGGCGTGGACGGCGCGGAGGCGCAACGTGGCGGACAGCAGCGGGCCCTCGCCCAGTCCCGCGCACAGGAACAGCACGGCCGTCCACGCGAGGGACGGGGTGAGGGCGGCGCCTGCCAGCCCGGCGGCCGTCACCAGCAGTCCGAGGCGCGCCGAGCGGGCCGGGCGGGGCGCGCCGGGCCATCGTGCCGCCACGAGGGACCCGGCGAGCCCTCCGACGGCGAACGCCGTCATCAGCAGTCCGCCGCCGCCGGACGCACCCCGGGCCTGGGCGAGCAGCACGGCGGTGACGGGGAGCGCACCGGCGCCGAGGAAGGCTACGCAGGTCGCGAGGGTGAGGGTGGCGAGTTGCGGAATGCGCCACAGGACGCGGAAGCCGGTGCCGAGTTCGCGGGTCCGGAACCGGTGGGCCGGGAGGGGTGGCCGGTCGGCCGCGCGCAGCCGCAGCGTTGCGCACAGGAGGGCCGCGCAGCCCGCCGAGATCGCGAGCAGCACCGTGGCCAGGGCCGCTGAGGACAGGGCGGCCGTGGCGGCGACGGCAGCCGGTGCGGTGACGGCTGCGGCGTTGTAGGTGGCTGCGTCGTACGCGTAACTGCGGTCGCGGACGCGGCTGGTGCGGCCTCCGGTCGGGTCTTCGGCTCCGCCGGTGCGGTCGCCGTCGCCGGGACTGCCCGGGGTCGTACGGCCCCGGCTGCCGTCGCCGCCCTCGGTGCCTGCGCGCTGCCCGCGCGTCTCGGCGAGGAGGCTGGAGAGGCCGCCGGTGACGAGCGGGCCGGCGCTGCCTCCGGCGAGGGCGACGGCGAGGGTGAGCGGCAGTGGTGTCCGGCCTGTCGTCAGTGCCAGCAGGGCGAGCGCCGTGCCGAGGAGGGCGAGTGCGCACCCGTGCAGCAGGCGCGGAGCGCGGGTCCGTTCGGCCAGTGCGCCGACGAGCGGGGCGGCCAGCGCGTGCGGGGCCAGCCAGGCCGCGAGGACGAATCCGCCCAGCGCCGGGCGGCCCGTCCGCTCCGCGGCCAGCAGAGCAAGCGCGACGCCGACCCCTTCGTCGGCGAATCGCGCCAGGAAGGCCGTGGCCAGATACGTCCTCAGCAACGCTGCTGCTCCCCTCCCCCGGTGCGGGCGGCCTGTGGCACAGGGCCTCGCACGGCGCGTCCGGTGGTCCCGGAGGTCTGTCGGCGCCGTATGCCGAACCGATCGCCAAGTAACGGCTTCACCGTATAATGCGTTACATGAAGGAGCATGGCGAGTCGCGGGACGGATTCCGGCCCGGTGAGCGGCTGATCGACCTCGCGAACGCGGTACGGGAGGATCCCGCGCTCCCCCGCGACGCGATGGCGGCCCTCCTGCGGCGGCGGCACGGCGAGTCGGAGGAGGAGCTGCGCAGCCTGACGCACGCCGAAGCGGGCGCACTGCGCCGCGCGGTGGTGGAGCTGACGGAGCGGGTACTGGCCGAGACCGGTACCGACCGTGCGGCCGAGGCGCTCAACGCGCTGCTGGAGCGCTGCGCGGCCCGCCCCCGGCTGAGCAGGCACGACGGCCACGCCTGGCATCTGCACGTCGACCGGGGTGACGACGCGAACTGGGCGGACTGGTTCACGGCGGCGGCGGCGCTGGCGCTGGCCCGGCTGCTGAGCGAGCAGGGCGGCACCGCCTGGGGCGAGTGCGCGGCACCGGGCTGCCGGCGGCTCTACCTGGGCGGCGGGCCCGGTGCACCGCGCCGCTACTGTTCCCGCCCGTGCGCCACCCGCACCCGGGTCGCCGCGCACCGGCACCGACAGCGCGGCGGGCAGCAGGCCGGGCCGGAGAGCCGGGAGCAGACCGGGCCGGGCGGCTGACCCCGCCCCACGACCCGGCCGTCCCGCGACCTCGCGTCTCCAGGGTCAGGGCAGCACCCCCGGGTCAGGGCAGCACCGCGAAACCGTCCAGTTCGATCCGGGCCTCCTCGTCCCACAGCCGTACCGCGCCGATGACCGCCATCGCGGGATAGTCGCGTCCGGCCAACTCCCGCCAGATCCGCCCCAGTTCGGCTGCGTGCGCGCGGTACTCGGGAACGTCCGTGGTGTAGACGGTGACGCGGGCCAGGTCCGCCGGGGTGCCGCCGCACGCGGCCAGGGCCGCCAGCAGGTTGCCCAGCGCGGTGCGGAACTGGTCGGGGAGGGTGTGCGCGGCGACGTGGCCCGCGCTGTCCAGTGCCGTCTGGCCCGCCAGGAACACCAGCCGCGAACCGGTGGCCGTCACGGCGTGCGAGAAGCCGCTCGGCGGGGCGAGTTCCGCGGGGTTGACCCGGTGCAGTGCGCTGCCGTCGGCGGATTCGGGGTTCACAGCCGGTCCTCCCCCGCCTCGTCCGCGGCCCGGCCGGCGGCCGCCCCCGGCGGATCGTCCCGGGCGGCCATCCCCCCACCGGAAGCAGACCCCTCCCCCGCACCGGCCCCGTCCGTGGTCACGTCCGGGTCCGCGGAGCGCTCCCGGTACAATTCCTTGGCGATCAGGGAGCGCTGGACCTCGCTGGCGCCCTCGTAGATGCGCGGCGCCCGTACCTCGCGGTAGAGGTGTTCGAGCAGGTGGCCCCGCTGGAGGGCGGCGGCTCCGTGGATCTGGACGGCCGCGTCCACCACGTCCTGCGCGGTCTCGGTCGCCAGCAGCTTGGCCATGGCGGAGCGGCGCGCCAGGTCCGCGCCTTCGCCGTCGCCGGCGTCGTAGGCGCAGGCGGCGGCGTACACCAGCAGCCGCGCCGCCTCGGTCCGGGTCGCCATCTCCGCCAGCCGGTGCGAGACGGACTGGAGGTCGCGCAGGGTGCCGCCGAACGCGGTGCGGCCGTCGGCGTGTTCGAGTGAGGCGTCCAGCGCGGCCTGGGCCATGCCGATGGCAAAGGCGCCGACGCTGGGCCGGAACAGGTTGAGGGTGCGCATGGCGACGCGGAATCCGCCGCCCGGCGCGCCCAGGAGGTCGGCCCGGGTGACGGGGACGGCGTCGAAGGTGAGGGTGCCCAGGGCGTGCGGGGCGAGCATGTCCAGGGGTTCGCCGTGCAGTCCGGGCCGGTCGGCGGGGACGAGGAACGCGGTCACGCCGCGGGCTCCGGGGGCCTCGCCGGTGCGGGCGAAGACCGTGTAGAAGTCGGCCCAGGGTGCGTTGGAGATCCAGGTCTTGGTGCCGGTCAGCCGCCAGCCCTCCGGGCTGCCGGCCGGGTCGTCGGCGCGGTTGCCGCCGTCCGGTTCCGCGTGCAGTGCCAGTGCTGCCGCGTCGCTGCCCGCGCCGGGCTCGCTCAGCGCGAAGGCCGCCACGGCCCGCCCTTCGGCGACGGCCGGCAGCCAGCGGGCTCGCTGTCCGGCGGTTCCGGCGTCGGCGACGGGTCCCGCGCCCAGCCCCTGGAGGGCGAGGGCGGTCTCGGCCTGCGGGCAGGAGTAGGCCAGCGACTCGCGCAGCAGGCACAGGTCGAGCGCGCTGACGCGGCGCCACGGAGGTGCGGCGGGAACGGCGCGGGCGAGCAGTCCCAGTGTGCCCAGTTCCTGAAGGAGCGGACGGTCGACGCGCCCCTTTTCGCAGCGGGCGGCGAGTGGGGCGAGCTGTTCTCCGAGCGTGCGCAGGCGGGCGCACCAGGCGCGCTGCTGCGGAGTGAGTGCGAAGGCGGTGGTCATGGCGGCTCCCCTCGGCCGTGGCCCGGTGCGGGGTTCCGCGCGGACCGGTTCCGGTACTGTCACCGACTCCCTGTCTATCGCGGACCATTGACTGCCGTCACCAACACGTTACGCTCGACGCCACGCGCCGGACCGGCGCCGCCGGCGGTCGCGGGCCGCCGGCCGAGTTCGGAGGACCGCCCGCGAGGGGGTAGCCCGGTGATGGATCCGACTCCGTCCGCGCACGTCGACACCTTCGCCCGGGACCATCTGCCGCCGCGCGACCAGTGGCCCGTCCTGCTGCTGGACGACCCGGCCCCGGCCTACCCCGCGCGGCTCAACTGCGGTGCCGAACTGCTGGACGGGACCATCGAGCGGCTGGGCGCCGACCGGCCCGCCTTCCACACCGGCGGACTGCCCCCCGCTCCCGGCGCGGACCCCGGCCTGGCACCGGCACCCCGGCGCACGTGGTCGTACGGCGAACTGCGGGCCACCGTCGACCGGCTCGCGCACGTCCTCACCCGGGACCTGGGCGTGGTGCCCGGCAACCGGGTGCTGCTGCGCGGCCCGACCAGTCCGGAGCTGGCCGCCTGCTGGCTGGCGGTGATGAAGGCGGGGGCCGTGGCGGTGACGGTCCTGGCCGCCCACCGGGCGGGCGAGTTGGCGACCGTCTGCCGGCTGGCGCGGGTCTCGCACGCGCTGTGCGACGTGCGGTCGGCGGACGAACTGGTCAAGGCAGAGGTGCGCGGGCTGCGCAGCGGCCTGTTCGGTGGCGGTGGCCCGGACGATGTGCTGCGGATGGCCGCCACCCGGCCGGACCGGTTCGAGGCGGTGCCCACAGCGGCCGACGACGTGGCGCTGATCGCCTTCACCTCCGGGACCACCGGCCGCCCGAAGGGCTGCGCGCACTTCCACCGGGACGTCCTGGCCGTCGCGGACACCTTCGCCGCGCGGGTGCTGCGCCCGCACGCCGACGACGTGTTCGCCGGAACGCCGCCGCTGGGCTTCACCTTCGGGCTGGGCGGACTGGTGATCTTCCCCCTGCGGGTGGGTGCCTCGTCGCTGCTGGACCAGTGGGGCGGTGCGGCCCGCACCCCGGAGGCGATCGCGGCGCACCGGGTCTCGGTGCTGTTCACGGCGCCGACGGCCTACCGGGCGATGCTGGCGCGGCTGGCGGCCGAGCGCCCCGGCGAGGCCGGTGCCTGTGACCTGTCGTCGCTGCGCCGCTGCGTCTCCGCGGGCGAGCATCTGCCCGCCGCCACCTGGGAGGCGTGGCGCGAGCGGACCGGGTTGCGGATCATCGACGGGATCGGGGCGACGGAACTGCTGCACATCTTCCTCTCCGCCGCCGACGACGCGATCCGGCCCGGCCGCACGGGAGTTCCGGTCCCGGGGTTCCAGGCGCGCATCGTGACGGCCGACGCGCAGGGGGCGTTGGTACCGGTGCCGGACGGCACCCCGGGGCTGCTGGCGGTCCGCGGGCCGGTCGGCTGCCGCTACCTGGCCGACGAGCGGCAGCGCGGCTACGTGCGCGAGGGGTGGAACATCACCGGGGACACCTACGTACGGGACGCGGAGGGCTACTTCCGGTTCGTGGCACGCGCCGACGACATGATCATTTCCGCCGGCAGCAACATCTCGGGCCCCGAGGTCGAGGAGGTGCTGCTGCGCCACCCGGAGGTGAGCGAGGTCGCCGTGGTCGGCTGCCCGGACGAGCAGCGCGGGCAACTGGCCGTCGCGCACGTCGTGCTCGCCGCGGGCGGCACACCGGATGACGGGACGGCGGAGCGGCTGGCGGCGCACGTCCGTGCGGAGCTGGCCGCTTACAAGTGCCCGCGCCGGTTCGTCTTCACCTCCGAGCTGCCCCGCACTCCCACCGGCAAGCTGCAGCGCTTCCGGCTGCGGAACGCCGGTCCGCCGGAGGGGCCCGGCACCGGCCGGGCCTAGAGTGACGGCGTGGTCCAGAACGTGTTTCCGCAGCTCGACGAGGCAGCGCACTCCCCGCGCGGCTCGCTCCGCAAGCCCTCGCCCGGCTCCCTCGTCCTCTCCTTCTACGGCGCCTACGGGCGCGAGCCGGAAGGCGGGGGCGCCGTACCGGTCGCAGCGCTGATCCGGCTGCTGGGCACCCTCGGCGTCGACGCGCCGTCGGTCCGCTCGGCGGTCTCCCGGCTGAAGCGGCGCGGACTGCTGGCCGCCGACAGACCCGGCAGCAGAGCGGCCGGATACCGCCCCTCGCCCGCTGCCGCGCAGCTCCTCGCCGACGGCGACCACCGCATCTACCACCGCCCCGAACCGGACGGCAGTTGGCTGCTGGCCGTCTTCTCCGTCCCGGAGAGCGAACGCGACCGACGGCACG
It encodes the following:
- a CDS encoding AMP-binding protein; this translates as MDPTPSAHVDTFARDHLPPRDQWPVLLLDDPAPAYPARLNCGAELLDGTIERLGADRPAFHTGGLPPAPGADPGLAPAPRRTWSYGELRATVDRLAHVLTRDLGVVPGNRVLLRGPTSPELAACWLAVMKAGAVAVTVLAAHRAGELATVCRLARVSHALCDVRSADELVKAEVRGLRSGLFGGGGPDDVLRMAATRPDRFEAVPTAADDVALIAFTSGTTGRPKGCAHFHRDVLAVADTFAARVLRPHADDVFAGTPPLGFTFGLGGLVIFPLRVGASSLLDQWGGAARTPEAIAAHRVSVLFTAPTAYRAMLARLAAERPGEAGACDLSSLRRCVSAGEHLPAATWEAWRERTGLRIIDGIGATELLHIFLSAADDAIRPGRTGVPVPGFQARIVTADAQGALVPVPDGTPGLLAVRGPVGCRYLADERQRGYVREGWNITGDTYVRDAEGYFRFVARADDMIISAGSNISGPEVEEVLLRHPEVSEVAVVGCPDEQRGQLAVAHVVLAAGGTPDDGTAERLAAHVRAELAAYKCPRRFVFTSELPRTPTGKLQRFRLRNAGPPEGPGTGRA